A single genomic interval of Pelagerythrobacter marensis harbors:
- a CDS encoding HlyD family type I secretion periplasmic adaptor subunit, whose product MTALAATDEGLFDERSDPRLKLSNRLVWILCLLFATVIAWAWFATLDEVATGSGRVVPTMREQVIETLEGGILARLHVQQDDIVETGQILAQLDPTQASSTFEESAAKYRAALAASARLQAEVNRTPLTFPAELDDFPELKQAERRLYDTRRASLAESERLIDQSIALIRREVAIGESLIEVGAASNVEVIRLQRQLADLELKKADLRSQYQVEARQQLAQANEEVEALAPVVRGRSDTLNRLTLRSPVKGIVKSIQVSTVGGVIPPNGRLMEIIPLEDRLMIEARMSPRDIAFIHPGQRATVKVTAYDYSIYGGLEGEVATISPDTIRDEVNPEIYYYRVFIRTKSNALVNDAGERFPIVPGMITTVDVHTGQKTVLQYLMKPINRAREALRER is encoded by the coding sequence ATGACCGCGCTGGCTGCAACAGACGAAGGGCTTTTCGACGAGCGGAGCGATCCCCGCCTCAAGCTGTCGAACCGCCTCGTCTGGATACTGTGCCTGCTGTTCGCAACGGTCATCGCCTGGGCCTGGTTTGCCACCCTCGACGAAGTGGCGACCGGCAGCGGACGCGTGGTGCCGACGATGCGCGAACAGGTGATCGAAACGCTCGAGGGCGGAATCCTTGCCCGGCTGCACGTCCAGCAGGACGATATCGTCGAGACCGGCCAGATTCTCGCTCAGCTCGATCCGACCCAGGCCAGTTCGACGTTCGAGGAGAGCGCGGCCAAGTATCGGGCCGCGCTGGCGGCTTCGGCGCGGTTGCAGGCGGAGGTCAACCGGACGCCGTTGACCTTTCCGGCCGAGCTGGACGATTTTCCCGAGCTCAAGCAGGCGGAGCGGCGCCTCTACGATACCCGGCGGGCCAGCCTGGCCGAATCCGAACGTCTGATCGACCAGTCGATAGCGCTCATCCGGCGCGAGGTTGCGATCGGCGAATCGCTGATCGAGGTCGGAGCCGCCAGCAATGTGGAGGTCATTCGCCTTCAACGGCAGCTGGCGGACCTGGAACTGAAGAAGGCGGATCTGCGGTCCCAATATCAGGTCGAGGCACGGCAGCAACTTGCTCAGGCGAACGAAGAGGTCGAGGCGCTGGCACCGGTGGTGCGCGGCCGTTCCGACACGTTGAACCGGTTGACCCTGCGCTCGCCGGTCAAGGGAATCGTCAAGAGCATCCAGGTTTCCACCGTGGGCGGCGTGATCCCGCCGAACGGCCGGTTGATGGAGATCATCCCGCTGGAAGACCGCTTGATGATAGAGGCGCGCATGTCGCCGCGCGACATCGCCTTCATTCACCCCGGCCAACGCGCCACCGTCAAGGTCACCGCATACGACTATTCGATCTACGGCGGGCTGGAGGGCGAAGTCGCGACGATATCGCCCGACACGATCCGCGACGAGGTGAACCCCGAAATCTACTATTATCGCGTGTTCATCCGCACAAAGTCGAATGCCCTCGTCAACGACGCAGGCGAACGGTTTCCGATCGTACCGGGCATGATCACCACCGTCGACGTTCACACCGGGCAGAAGACTGTCCTGCAGTATCTGATGAAACCGATAAACAGGGCGCGGGAGGCATTGCGGGAGCGATGA
- a CDS encoding type I secretion system permease/ATPase, with the protein MTADVVHERAFRPGNWIEAFRQIARQYGLPVSAEAARLSDQWQDGRGWEARVRALARHAGLQVRFAEPGSLSLSSWRLPLIAQFGDGDLAVVTGVGDDGTVNLSVAGEDGLHQRMALADLVEASAVFVIPRPSGAVPDARVDTYIRPYEDHWLRRILLLDRRMYPGIVIASLVTNSLALAGVLFSMQVYDRVVPAESFTTLYVLFIGVLVAIGFSFTLTKLRTTIIDVLGRRADLRISDRVFGHALRVRNSDRPASTGTFIAQLRDLEQVRELLTSTTVAAIADIPFFLLFLGVFWFIAGPLALVPLCALLLLVVPGLLAQRKLRAHATEAMRESSLRNALLVEAVQRIEDVKTLQAEEPLQRRWNHFNAVASEAQLKLRSLTNALTAWAQNIQNAVYATIVFFGAPMVIAGDMTTGALVGASILGSRMMAPIGQVTQVLNRLQQAKVGIQGVDQIMALPVDTPEQGQRLQVPAIKGDFELRSAVFAYGDLSAPPVLTVKRLQIAAGEKIALLGRNGAGKSTLLQGLSGLLPPIRGEVTVDDLALHQIDPADVRRDIGLLGQNSRLFHGTLRDNLTMGAPHASDREIADMLDIVGAADFVRRTQSGLDYIIQEGGIGLSGGQTQALLLARLLLRQPSVVLLDEPTASMDEATERHFIRHFGEWSRSRTVVIATHRMRALELVDRIVVLHNGRITLDQPKQAALATMHGAVNGKGQAA; encoded by the coding sequence GTGACGGCGGACGTCGTTCACGAAAGGGCGTTTCGGCCCGGCAACTGGATCGAGGCCTTTCGGCAGATCGCGCGGCAATATGGCCTGCCCGTATCGGCGGAGGCTGCGCGCCTGTCCGACCAGTGGCAGGACGGCCGGGGGTGGGAGGCACGGGTTCGGGCGCTCGCGCGGCATGCCGGCCTGCAGGTGCGCTTTGCCGAACCCGGATCGCTTTCGCTCAGCAGCTGGCGCCTGCCGCTCATCGCCCAGTTCGGCGACGGCGACCTGGCCGTGGTGACGGGGGTGGGCGACGACGGAACCGTCAATCTCTCCGTCGCCGGCGAAGACGGGTTGCACCAGCGGATGGCGCTCGCCGATCTGGTCGAGGCAAGCGCCGTCTTCGTCATCCCCCGCCCGTCCGGCGCCGTCCCCGATGCCAGGGTCGACACCTATATCCGCCCTTACGAAGATCACTGGCTGCGCCGGATCCTGCTGCTGGACCGCCGGATGTACCCGGGCATCGTGATCGCATCGCTGGTCACGAACTCGCTTGCCCTGGCCGGGGTGCTGTTTTCGATGCAGGTTTACGACCGGGTCGTGCCGGCCGAATCCTTCACCACCCTCTATGTCCTGTTCATCGGCGTGCTGGTCGCCATCGGATTCAGCTTTACGCTGACCAAGCTGCGAACGACGATTATCGACGTGCTCGGCCGGCGGGCCGATCTGCGCATTTCCGATCGGGTGTTCGGCCACGCGCTGCGCGTGCGCAACAGCGACCGCCCCGCGTCCACCGGCACGTTCATCGCCCAGTTGCGCGACCTGGAGCAGGTGCGCGAACTGCTGACCTCGACCACGGTGGCGGCCATCGCCGACATTCCGTTCTTCCTGCTTTTCCTGGGCGTCTTCTGGTTCATCGCCGGCCCTCTGGCGCTGGTGCCGCTATGCGCCCTGCTGTTGCTGGTCGTGCCCGGCTTGCTCGCGCAACGAAAGTTGCGGGCGCATGCGACCGAAGCGATGCGCGAATCCTCCCTTCGCAACGCGCTTCTGGTGGAGGCGGTGCAGCGGATCGAGGATGTCAAGACGCTCCAGGCCGAGGAACCGCTGCAACGCCGGTGGAATCACTTCAACGCCGTTGCCAGCGAGGCGCAGCTGAAACTGCGCAGCCTGACCAACGCCCTCACCGCCTGGGCGCAGAATATCCAGAACGCGGTCTATGCCACGATCGTGTTTTTCGGCGCCCCCATGGTGATTGCCGGCGACATGACCACCGGCGCTCTGGTGGGGGCCTCCATCCTCGGTTCGCGGATGATGGCGCCGATCGGGCAGGTGACCCAGGTTCTCAACCGGCTTCAGCAGGCGAAAGTCGGCATTCAGGGCGTCGATCAGATCATGGCGCTTCCGGTCGATACTCCCGAGCAAGGCCAGCGCCTGCAAGTGCCGGCGATCAAGGGCGATTTCGAACTTCGCTCGGCGGTTTTCGCTTACGGCGACCTCAGCGCGCCCCCCGTGCTGACCGTGAAGCGGTTGCAAATCGCGGCCGGCGAAAAGATCGCGCTGCTCGGTCGCAACGGGGCGGGCAAGTCGACTTTGCTGCAAGGGTTGTCCGGGTTGCTCCCGCCGATCCGGGGCGAGGTTACGGTCGACGACCTGGCCTTGCATCAGATCGATCCCGCCGACGTGCGCCGCGACATCGGGCTGCTGGGGCAGAACAGCAGGCTGTTCCACGGCACCCTGCGCGACAACCTGACGATGGGCGCCCCCCACGCCTCCGACCGCGAGATCGCGGACATGCTGGATATCGTCGGCGCCGCCGATTTCGTCCGCCGCACGCAATCGGGGCTCGACTACATCATCCAGGAAGGCGGTATAGGCTTGTCGGGAGGGCAGACCCAGGCCCTGCTGCTCGCCCGGCTGCTCTTGCGCCAGCCCTCGGTGGTTCTGCTCGACGAACCCACCGCCTCGATGGACGAAGCCACCGAGCGGCATTTCATCCGGCACTTCGGCGAGTGGAGCCGAAGCCGCACGGTCGTCATCGCGACGCACCGCATGCGCGCGCTCGAACTGGTCGACCGGATCGTCGTCCTGCACAACGGCAGGATCACGCTCGACCAGCCCAAGCAGGCCGCGCTCGCAACGATGCACGGCGCGGTGAACGGCAAAGGCCAGGCAGCATGA
- a CDS encoding Ig-like domain-containing protein, with product MPAEIYDKVTGEVRVVEMDAIALDRPSVVKLSLERADIASIVREGDDLVIRLHSGEVVRIANAFVGSESVGEIVLQEADGSLWIARPGPLEFEQLVQMDDLLPDVAASSSQAGTGAGVVLPLAGLLGAAGLAAAASGGDSNRRPDDTDADADADADADADADADADADADADADADADADADADADADADADADADADADADADADADADADADADADADADADADADADADADADADADADADADADADADADADADADADADADADADADADADADADADADADADADADADADADADADADADADADADADADADADADADADADADADADADADADADADADADADADADADAIDDSAEVEFAMTVETTTDSTSTSYLLAVGTFSETYDFTVADRTEVDTVFTLSVDSIATVLSDVEFTLQRELPDGSFEDIASTSGGGLLDLLTLDILADNRVQVTADDLSPGNYRVIYEGGGLLAAGITLTLDSEFHTTTADGDPVSGNILANDDLASGSAVLEIDTGGGTFVAVTDGLVVDGQYGTLLINADGSYTYTPNDDTAAVGNAEVFTYRLVNADGTSDTATLTIDLVAADTTPPEAPTAEIDDTGTTVTGTGEAGATITVYAPDGTTELGTGTVGADGTYTVTIPAQTNGEDLLVTATDDAGNESPATPVEAPDLTPPDAPTAEIDDAGTTVSGTGEAGATITVYAPDGTTELGTGTVGADGTYTVTIPAQTNGEDLLVTATDGAGNESPATPVEAPDLTAPDAPTADVDDATGTTVTGTGEAGATITVYAPDGTTELGTGTVEADGNYTVTIPAQTNGEDLLVTATDDAGNESPATPVEAPDLTAPDAPTADVDDATGTTVTGTGEAGATITVYAPDGTTELGTGTVGADGTYTVTIPAQTNGEDLLVTATDGAGNESPATPVEAPDLTAPDAPTADVDDATGTTVTGTGEAGATITVYAPDGTTELGTGTVGADGTYTVTIPAQTNGEELLVTATDAAGNTSATTTVTAPDLLVAVDNEVTLFLDVTPDTSTQPTQTANIGGLLNVGLLGDTIDATLLGGSDFLTFDVAENATRQVSVDGDGSALLDLSLFGDVDFDLIVYRVEHGSSTATRVHLEADWLQGSGGILGASWAADELVLPEFSGGATYYVTLGNDGGLLDATLLGNLSIESTSDTITEYEPPATVSGTVSGNVVTDAGAGGADVAPAGSVVSQVNGTLVAGAGTVVAGTYGTLTIDPDGTYSYEANPSFTGAYGDVDTFTYTLLAPNGDTETATLSVTLDFAGPPDAAAAFAAFGTMEQDIVPLDAFALTNEDSTDLSALSPMSSNGFMTSLIQEDDGSLDPVLDHYLLENSDQEAFQIANTGDNAAPVSSTGPDVTLDPLSYLNTDRIDELENSNSSVI from the coding sequence ATGCCTGCCGAGATTTACGACAAGGTGACCGGTGAAGTTCGCGTCGTCGAGATGGATGCAATTGCTCTCGATAGGCCGAGCGTCGTAAAGCTATCCCTCGAGCGGGCAGACATCGCCAGCATCGTTCGCGAAGGCGACGACCTGGTCATTCGCCTCCATTCGGGTGAAGTCGTCAGAATCGCAAACGCCTTCGTCGGCAGCGAAAGTGTGGGCGAAATCGTTCTGCAGGAAGCGGACGGCAGCCTCTGGATCGCTCGCCCGGGTCCGCTGGAATTCGAGCAACTCGTGCAGATGGATGATCTGCTGCCGGACGTCGCAGCAAGCTCGTCGCAGGCAGGCACCGGCGCCGGCGTGGTCCTCCCCCTCGCCGGCCTTCTCGGTGCAGCCGGCCTGGCTGCAGCGGCCAGCGGCGGCGACAGCAACCGCCGCCCCGACGATACGGATGCAGACGCGGATGCTGACGCTGATGCCGACGCAGACGCTGACGCTGACGCGGATGCCGATGCCGACGCGGACGCGGACGCGGATGCTGATGCCGATGCTGATGCCGACGCGGACGCGGACGCGGATGCGGATGCGGATGCAGACGCTGACGCGGACGCGGATGCGGATGCGGATGCCGATGCGGACGCGGATGCTGACGCGGACGCTGACGCTGATGCGGATGCCGACGCCGATGCTGACGCTGACGCAGACGCTGATGCGGATGCGGATGCGGACGCCGATGCGGACGCCGATGCGGATGCGGACGCCGATGCGGATGCCGACGCCGACGCCGATGCGGATGCCGACGCCGACGCGGATGCCGATGCGGACGCTGATGCAGATGCCGATGCGGATGCCGACGCTGACGCGGATGCCGATGCGGACGCTGATGCAGATGCCGACGCAGACGCCGATGCTGATGCGGATGCCGACGCCGACGCCGACGCCGATGCTGACGCAGACGCTGATGCTGACGCCGATGCAGACGCGGATGCCGATGCGGACGCCGATGCAGATGCTGACGCCGATGCCGATGCGGATGCTGACGCCGATGCAGACGCGGACGCGGACGCCGATGCCGATGCAATCGACGACAGCGCTGAGGTCGAGTTCGCGATGACTGTCGAGACGACGACCGACAGCACCAGCACGAGTTATCTTCTGGCGGTCGGTACATTCAGCGAAACCTATGACTTCACGGTCGCCGACCGGACCGAAGTCGATACCGTGTTTACGCTTTCCGTAGACAGCATCGCGACCGTGCTGTCGGACGTCGAGTTCACTTTGCAGCGCGAATTGCCCGACGGTTCTTTCGAAGATATCGCGAGCACGTCCGGCGGCGGCTTGCTAGACCTGCTCACGCTGGACATTCTGGCGGACAACCGGGTCCAGGTTACGGCCGACGACCTGTCGCCCGGCAATTACCGCGTGATCTACGAAGGCGGCGGCCTGCTGGCAGCCGGTATCACGCTTACGCTCGATAGCGAATTCCACACGACCACCGCAGACGGCGATCCCGTTAGCGGCAATATCCTGGCGAACGACGATCTGGCATCGGGCAGCGCGGTGCTGGAAATCGACACCGGCGGCGGGACGTTCGTCGCCGTGACCGACGGCCTCGTTGTCGACGGCCAGTACGGGACGCTCCTCATCAATGCCGACGGCAGCTATACCTATACGCCGAACGACGATACCGCCGCAGTCGGCAACGCGGAGGTCTTCACCTATCGCCTCGTCAATGCCGACGGCACCAGCGACACGGCCACGCTGACGATCGACCTGGTCGCCGCCGATACGACCCCGCCCGAGGCTCCCACCGCCGAGATCGACGATACCGGCACCACGGTGACCGGAACCGGCGAGGCCGGGGCGACGATCACCGTCTATGCCCCCGACGGCACGACCGAACTCGGAACCGGAACGGTCGGGGCCGACGGCACTTACACCGTGACCATCCCTGCCCAGACCAATGGCGAAGACCTGCTCGTCACGGCGACAGATGACGCCGGAAACGAATCCCCGGCGACGCCTGTCGAGGCGCCGGACCTCACTCCGCCCGATGCCCCCACCGCCGAGATCGACGATGCCGGCACCACGGTGAGCGGGACCGGCGAGGCCGGAGCGACGATCACCGTCTACGCCCCTGACGGCACGACCGAACTGGGCACCGGAACAGTCGGGGCCGACGGCACCTACACCGTCACCATCCCGGCGCAGACCAACGGCGAGGACCTGCTCGTCACGGCGACAGATGGCGCGGGTAACGAATCCCCGGCGACGCCTGTCGAGGCGCCGGACCTCACTGCGCCCGATGCCCCCACCGCCGATGTCGACGATGCCACCGGCACCACGGTGACCGGAACCGGCGAGGCCGGGGCGACGATCACCGTCTACGCCCCTGACGGCACGACCGAACTGGGCACCGGAACGGTCGAGGCCGACGGCAATTACACCGTGACCATCCCTGCCCAGACCAATGGCGAAGACCTGCTCGTCACGGCGACAGATGACGCCGGAAACGAATCCCCGGCGACGCCTGTCGAGGCGCCGGACCTCACTGCGCCCGACGCCCCCACCGCCGATGTCGACGATGCCACCGGCACCACGGTGACCGGAACCGGCGAAGCCGGGGCGACGATCACCGTCTACGCCCCTGACGGCACGACCGAACTGGGCACCGGAACGGTCGGGGCCGACGGCACTTACACCGTCACCATCCCGGCGCAGACCAACGGCGAGGACCTGCTCGTCACGGCGACAGATGGCGCGGGTAACGAATCCCCGGCGACGCCTGTCGAGGCGCCGGACCTCACTGCGCCCGATGCCCCCACCGCCGATGTCGACGATGCCACCGGCACCACGGTGACCGGAACCGGCGAGGCCGGGGCGACGATCACCGTCTATGCCCCCGACGGCACGACCGAACTCGGAACCGGAACGGTCGGGGCCGACGGCACTTACACCGTGACCATCCCGGCGCAGACCAACGGCGAGGAGCTGCTGGTCACCGCGACCGATGCCGCGGGCAACACATCGGCGACGACAACGGTCACCGCGCCCGATCTGCTCGTCGCGGTCGACAACGAAGTCACGCTCTTCCTCGATGTGACGCCCGATACGTCGACCCAGCCGACGCAGACTGCCAACATCGGCGGACTGCTCAACGTCGGGCTGCTTGGCGACACCATCGACGCAACGCTTCTCGGCGGCAGCGACTTCCTGACATTCGATGTCGCGGAGAATGCCACCAGGCAAGTGAGCGTGGATGGAGACGGCAGCGCTCTCCTGGACCTCAGCCTGTTCGGCGACGTCGACTTCGACCTGATCGTCTACCGGGTCGAGCATGGCAGCAGCACGGCAACCCGCGTCCACCTCGAAGCCGACTGGCTTCAGGGAAGCGGCGGAATACTCGGCGCCAGCTGGGCGGCAGACGAACTGGTCCTGCCCGAATTTTCCGGCGGTGCGACCTATTACGTCACGCTCGGCAATGACGGCGGGCTGCTCGACGCAACCTTGCTGGGCAATCTGTCGATCGAATCCACGTCGGATACGATCACCGAATATGAGCCCCCCGCCACAGTCAGCGGAACCGTGTCGGGCAACGTCGTCACCGATGCGGGCGCTGGCGGTGCGGATGTCGCGCCTGCCGGATCGGTCGTTTCGCAGGTCAACGGCACCCTGGTGGCCGGCGCCGGCACAGTCGTCGCCGGAACCTACGGCACGCTGACGATCGATCCCGACGGCACATATTCGTACGAAGCCAACCCCAGCTTCACGGGCGCATACGGGGACGTCGATACGTTCACCTACACGCTCCTGGCGCCGAACGGCGACACGGAAACGGCAACGCTTTCGGTGACGCTGGACTTCGCCGGTCCCCCCGATGCCGCTGCGGCCTTCGCTGCCTTCGGCACGATGGAACAGGATATCGTGCCGCTGGACGCGTTCGCTCTCACGAACGAGGACAGTACGGACCTGTCGGCCCTCTCGCCGATGTCGAGTAACGGCTTTATGACATCTCTAATTCAAGAAGATGATGGAAGCCTCGATCCCGTTCTCGATCACTATTTGCTCGAAAACAGCGACCAGGAAGCATTCCAGATCGCAAATACCGGCGACAATGCTGCACCGGTTTCCTCAACCGGACCGGACGTTACGCTCGACCCGCTCAGCTATCTGAATACCGATCGTATTGATGAACTCGAAAATAGTAACAGTTCAGTAATCTGA
- a CDS encoding TolC family protein, translated as MTCAPCFPSGLAALPPDHGSPLTIGAAAREAVAWHPSIEEAEADLASRTEEIDVAEAGYLPRINAGVGSGYDNIGQSRWRPRANISVSQMLYDFGKVRSTVAAAEADTRIGEARLLIAVDTLIRDTVYAVIELQRIEALRQIAVDELESVSSISELVQHRYERGAATKADLLQADARVYSARATIEEIEAQRQRWQASLAHLLGRDRAPPVSMEFPENLMQSCQRGTPDWAAVPAIREVRAQRDRALAEFERSQAESLPTVSLSVSGATDIHDPFGDREEYNFGINVSTSLYNGGANRARVRGASHALGAADAAEARIHNEVSRLLAEGQRQVESFDRVIDTLAFREASMRETGKLYRLQYLQMGTKTLVDLLNAEQELHQVRFDRANTRHDLRRLQIDCLVTSGAARDAFGLSGTVVGGAIL; from the coding sequence TTGACCTGTGCGCCCTGCTTCCCCTCAGGTCTTGCCGCCCTGCCGCCCGACCACGGCTCGCCCCTCACGATCGGCGCCGCGGCGCGCGAAGCCGTCGCCTGGCATCCCTCGATAGAAGAGGCGGAGGCCGATCTCGCCTCGCGAACAGAGGAGATCGACGTTGCCGAAGCGGGATACCTGCCCCGGATCAACGCCGGGGTGGGATCGGGCTACGACAATATCGGCCAGAGCCGCTGGCGTCCGCGCGCCAACATCTCGGTGTCGCAGATGCTATACGACTTCGGCAAAGTCCGCAGCACCGTCGCCGCGGCAGAGGCCGATACGCGCATCGGGGAGGCCCGGCTTCTGATCGCCGTGGACACGCTGATCCGCGACACCGTCTATGCGGTCATCGAACTTCAGCGGATCGAGGCGCTGCGGCAGATCGCCGTCGACGAGCTGGAAAGCGTCAGCAGCATCAGTGAACTCGTGCAGCACAGGTACGAACGCGGCGCGGCGACCAAGGCCGACCTGCTTCAGGCCGATGCCCGGGTTTATTCCGCACGGGCCACGATCGAGGAGATCGAGGCCCAGCGCCAGCGCTGGCAGGCATCGCTCGCCCATCTTCTCGGCCGCGATCGGGCGCCCCCGGTCTCGATGGAGTTTCCCGAAAACCTCATGCAGTCGTGCCAGCGCGGAACGCCGGACTGGGCCGCCGTGCCGGCCATCCGCGAAGTGAGGGCGCAGCGCGACCGGGCCCTGGCCGAATTCGAGCGTTCGCAGGCCGAAAGCCTGCCGACGGTGTCGCTTTCCGTAAGCGGCGCCACCGACATCCACGACCCGTTCGGCGATCGGGAGGAATACAACTTCGGCATCAACGTATCGACTTCGCTCTACAACGGCGGGGCCAACCGTGCCCGCGTGCGCGGAGCCTCCCATGCCCTGGGCGCGGCCGATGCGGCCGAAGCGCGCATACACAACGAAGTCAGCCGCCTTCTGGCCGAGGGGCAGCGGCAGGTCGAAAGTTTCGATCGCGTGATCGACACTCTGGCCTTCCGCGAGGCGAGCATGCGCGAGACGGGCAAGCTCTATCGCCTGCAATACCTTCAGATGGGCACCAAGACGCTGGTCGATCTGCTCAATGCCGAACAGGAACTGCACCAGGTGCGGTTCGACCGGGCGAACACGCGGCACGACTTGCGCCGATTGCAGATCGATTGCCTGGTGACCTCCGGCGCCGCGCGCGACGCCTTCGGTCTGAGCGGAACCGTTGTCGGGGGGGCGATCCTGTGA
- a CDS encoding DNA polymerase Y family protein, whose product MNKLPSERRYMAIHLPFLPAERRIADGAAPPDTPFAIIEKQRGALRIVALSPAAAALGLEPAMALADARALVPDLPAFPHDPGTDRAVLMRVVAACERYTPMVAADGADALVLDLTGCFPAAGWTQETIARDATARLARLGLRGRAAHGATPDAALALARFAVSAAEDLPVAALALDAETHLALRRAGLRTIGALRDRPRAPLAARFGRELPVRLARLLGEEDRRITPHRPAGTIRAEHRFAEPMATVSPLLDVIEHLAERLETRLAGRGAGGRRFDVALFRTDGHVARLTVTCGRPLRDPPAIRRLFAERLESLADPLDPGFGYDMARMTVPLAERMESEQPDLADGGKGRARTDLAPLIDRLTVRFGPRSISRFHPCDAHLPEYAARAVPPESDTCPWPRPEPGEPPLRPLFLYDPPRRVSVVAEVPDGPPRRFVWREKHYRVVRHEGPERIAYPWWKHPEGCGPTRDYYRVEDETGQRFWLFRHGLYGRESDHPQWYLHGLFA is encoded by the coding sequence GTGAACAAGCTGCCTTCCGAACGCCGCTATATGGCGATTCATCTGCCGTTCCTGCCCGCGGAACGGAGGATCGCAGACGGCGCCGCGCCGCCTGACACGCCTTTCGCCATTATCGAGAAGCAGCGCGGGGCGCTTCGCATCGTGGCGCTGTCTCCGGCGGCGGCGGCATTGGGCCTGGAACCGGCGATGGCCCTGGCCGATGCGCGCGCGCTGGTTCCCGATCTGCCTGCCTTCCCCCACGATCCGGGGACCGATCGGGCCGTCTTGATGCGCGTGGTGGCGGCCTGCGAACGCTATACCCCGATGGTGGCCGCGGATGGCGCGGATGCCCTGGTGCTGGACCTGACGGGCTGTTTCCCGGCCGCGGGCTGGACGCAGGAAACGATCGCGCGGGATGCCACGGCCCGGCTCGCGCGGCTGGGCCTGCGGGGCAGGGCAGCCCATGGGGCGACGCCCGATGCCGCGCTGGCCCTGGCGCGTTTCGCCGTCTCCGCTGCCGAGGATCTTCCGGTGGCCGCACTGGCCCTGGACGCGGAAACCCACCTGGCGCTCCGTCGTGCGGGACTGCGGACGATCGGCGCGCTCAGGGATCGTCCGCGCGCACCGCTGGCCGCGCGCTTCGGCCGCGAACTGCCGGTGCGGCTGGCGCGTCTGCTGGGCGAGGAAGACCGAAGGATCACCCCCCATCGGCCGGCAGGAACGATCCGCGCCGAACACCGCTTTGCCGAACCGATGGCGACGGTTTCGCCGCTGCTCGACGTGATCGAGCATCTCGCCGAACGTCTCGAAACCCGGCTTGCCGGGCGAGGGGCGGGAGGGCGCCGGTTCGATGTCGCGCTGTTCCGCACCGACGGCCACGTCGCGCGGCTCACGGTGACATGCGGCCGCCCCTTGCGCGATCCCCCGGCGATCCGGCGTCTGTTCGCCGAACGTCTGGAATCGCTCGCCGACCCGCTCGACCCCGGCTTCGGGTACGACATGGCGAGGATGACCGTCCCGCTGGCCGAGCGGATGGAGAGCGAGCAGCCCGATCTGGCGGACGGGGGGAAGGGGCGCGCGCGAACCGATCTGGCCCCGCTGATCGACCGGCTGACGGTCCGTTTCGGCCCCCGCAGCATCAGCCGTTTCCATCCGTGCGACGCGCACCTGCCGGAATATGCGGCCCGCGCCGTGCCGCCCGAAAGCGACACCTGCCCCTGGCCCCGCCCCGAACCGGGCGAGCCGCCGCTGCGCCCGCTGTTCCTCTACGACCCGCCGAGACGGGTCAGCGTGGTGGCCGAAGTGCCCGACGGCCCGCCGCGCCGTTTCGTCTGGCGCGAAAAGCATTACCGCGTGGTTCGCCACGAAGGGCCTGAACGGATCGCCTATCCGTGGTGGAAGCACCCGGAAGGGTGCGGGCCGACGCGCGATTACTATCGGGTGGAGGACGAGACCGGGCAGCGTTTCTGGCTTTTCCGCCACGGCCTCTATGGACGCGAGAGCGACCATCCGCAGTGGTATCTGCACGGCCTGTTCGCATGA